Part of the Marinobacterium rhizophilum genome is shown below.
GCAATAGTGATCATGCCGGATTCAACACCCTCGCGCACTATCTCCTCGGCATTGGCCATCCAGAATTCAGGCGCTATGTGGGGCTGACCCTTGGCGGCCATGGTGGTGGCGGTGGGCACCGTATCACCGGGAATTAGCTGGGTCTGGCAATCATATCCGGTTTGCAGAATTTGCGATTCGATATGCGCCAGCGTGGCCGCGGATGCCCATGTCATGTTGGCAATCTTGATGACTTCATCGGTCTCGCAATCGGCACGAGCGGTGGCGGAACCTATACCGAACAACACCAGTGCGGTCGATGCGGCGGCAAAGCGCAGAACCTTTTTCATGGAATACTCCTGAGTTCTTGTTTGAGAACTCAAGGTACCCAGCTGGCAAACCGGCGACAAACGATATATCTGCCGCGTTTTGCATCAGTTTTGGTTAAGTGAAACACCGACCATCAGTCCCGAGGATTATCCAGCAAGGTCCCGTGGGAAGCCCGGTCCAAGGACGGGGCAGGATCAGACCAGCGCAGCCTGGCCGTCCAGCACCACAGCGGCGTTAACCGAGGTTGGTTATATGCGCTTCCAGTTCCTTGGCAAAACAGCTGATGGCCTCGCTGCTTTCGCCTGCGCTGCGGTGCAGTTCGATCTCGATGTTCCCCAGGTCCGGCAGCGACGCGCACTCATCCAGAATACGCCACTCCCCTGCCTTAACGAGGGAGGCGGACATGGCCGAGATGGCCAACCCGTTCGAGATCGCGATATCAAAGCCCGTTACGCCCTGGCATTCAAAGGCAACGTAGGATTCAAGCCCGTGCTTGTTCAGCACATCCAGCACCCGGCGGCGATAGTCACAGCCCTGCTCATAGAGCGCCAGCGGAATGGGGGCCGACAGGTCGGGCACGTAATCGCTGGCACCCACCCACACCAGTTTCTCCTTGCGCACGATAATGCCGCCGGGCTCCTGCGGTGAGCGGGTCACCAGAATCAGGTCCAGGTCGCCTTGATGCAGGCTGCGAAACAGCAGGGGGCTCGGAGCATTCTTGATCTGCAGCCGTATCTTGGGAAAACGCTGGATAAAACGCTTGAGCACATCCTGGATGAAACTGCGGGCATAGCCATCCGGCACACCAAAGCGCACCACACCGGCGATATCGTCATCGTTCACCGCATGGTAGGCCTCGTCGGCCAGGGCCAGGATCTTGCGCGCATAGGCCAGCAGCGTTTCACCTTCGTGGGTCAGGCTGATGCTGTTGTAATTGCGCAGCAGCAGGGGCTTGCCCACCGACTCTTCCAGCTTTTTCAGCTGGATGCTGATCGCCGCCTGGGTACGGTGCAACGACACCGCGGCCTTGGAGATACTGCCCGCCTCGACAATGGAGACAAAGGTGACCAGCTGATTGAAATCAAAACGCTTCATTACCA
Proteins encoded:
- a CDS encoding LysR substrate-binding domain-containing protein is translated as MKRFDFNQLVTFVSIVEAGSISKAAVSLHRTQAAISIQLKKLEESVGKPLLLRNYNSISLTHEGETLLAYARKILALADEAYHAVNDDDIAGVVRFGVPDGYARSFIQDVLKRFIQRFPKIRLQIKNAPSPLLFRSLHQGDLDLILVTRSPQEPGGIIVRKEKLVWVGASDYVPDLSAPIPLALYEQGCDYRRRVLDVLNKHGLESYVAFECQGVTGFDIAISNGLAISAMSASLVKAGEWRILDECASLPDLGNIEIELHRSAGESSEAISCFAKELEAHITNLG